The DNA sequence ATAGGTTGTTTGTTTTATGCGGGATTGTATTATGCGTCTATCACGAAGATGGGCACGGTGCATGACCATGCCTTGGCGGTGATGATCGCCGGCATTGCGGAAGGGAAGACGATCGCATATAAGGAGATGGGTGCAGCCGGTCTGGGGTTGGTATTCATCCGCGCAGTGCTCTGCAACTGGATGGTCACGTTAGGAGCGGTAATGGCCATGACCTCGCAATCAACATTGGGAAAAATAGCAGCGATGTGGCTGCCGATCCTCGCCTTTTTTGCACAGGGCTTTGAGCATGCGGTAGTCAATATGTTCGTGATTCCGGCGGGCATGATGTTCGGGGCTGAAGTATCCGCGGCCGATTGGTGGCTGTGGAACCAGATTCCCGTTCTGGTCGGGAATTTAGCAGGCGGTCTTATCTTGACCGGTCTGTTCCTGTATTGGAGCCATGCGAAAAAGCCCGGGGCCAAGGATGAATCCGTTAGCGCCAGCTTTGGAGCGCGTGTGGGCTCGGAAGCCAAGCGGGCTTAGGCGGGTTGTGCAGCGTTTGCTTTTTTTTATGAATACTTCTGGAGGAACAAGGGCTCGTTCTCGCGCCATTCTGCAAACAGCACATCCTGATAGTGAAAAATGTCCGCATTAGCCAACTCATCCTTGAGCCATTGCTCATCATGTCCGGAAGCGCGCAAATTATCGTGAATGACCTCGCCGTCAAGAATGACCGTGTAAGGCAGAGAAGACGGCTGGGGGTGAAGGTGCAAGTCCTGGTTCGTTGGTTTTCCATATTCGGGCTTGGGCAATACGCTGATGGAGCCGTTCGTCTCCATGATCACGTAGTTTACCTCGCGGAGAGAAAAGTATCCCTGTTGCCGCAATAGGCTCTGCAGCTGGTTTAGGTCGAGTTTGATCTTTTTCATTTCCTTAAATTGAATGTTGCCTTTGCGGATAAGAATCGACGGCTGGCCCTCCAGCATCTTGCGGGTTGATTTGAGTTTCTGGGTCACTAGTTCAGTCACATAGATGAGCAGCGCCCAAAGCGAGAGCGCGAACAAAATCTTTTGCAGTTTTATTTCTTGATCATATACCGCGTTTCCGAGCAGCTCGCCCAAAATGAGCACAGAGATGAAATCAAAGGGGGTAAGCTGGGAAAAATGCGTCTTCCCGACAAGCTTTGTATAGAGAAACAATGCGCAAAAGCCGACCAGCAGCTCGACTGCAATGGCCCCGTAGTCGTTCATTTCCTTATCAACCAGCCTTCCGTAAGGGGTCGCGAAGCGAAGCACTTCTTCTAACAAGGTTGTTCAATCATGCAAGGATATAAACTTCCGGAGCCGGGTTAACGAAAGGGATTTACTTGGCAGGTTCCCGACTGTTCTTCCCGAGTCCGGCAAGTGTCGGCGCATCCTTCGAAGCGGGCTCCTTTTTGGCTTTGCCCGGTGGCTTTGCGGGCAGTTCGGAGCGAAAGGACTTCAGCATGGACAACGCCATGCCCAACAGCACAAAGGCCAGTGGAAATGCACTAACGATAATAGCTGTCTGCATCGCCGGCAGTCCGCCGGAGATCATCAGGATTACAGCAGAAGCAGACAGGATGAGCCCCCATATGATTTTGACCGGATTCGCGGGATTCAGGCTGCCGCCAGTTGTCATCATGCCGAGTACGAATGTAGCGGAATCGGCCGAAGTAATGAAGAACGTAGAGATGAGCAGCAGTGTCAGGATGATGAGCAGCAGGCTGAGGGGAAGCTGTTCGTACACATAGAAGATCGCCGTTTCCAGGGAGCGGCCGGAAATATCGAAGCCGAGGTTGTATTCCAAATGGATGGCGGTACCGCCAAATACGGCAAACCAAAAGGAACAAACCAGGGTAGGGATTACGGTAACGGCGACCATAAACTCCCGAACCGTTCTGCCTTTGGACACCCGGGCGATGAAGGTGCCGACAAAAGGCGCCCAAGCAATCCACCATGCCCAGTAGAAGATCGTCCAATTTTGGACCCAGGAAGCGCGTTCGGCATGGAAAGGAGCCAGCCTCAGGCCCATGCTGGGCAAGTTTTGGATGTATTCGCCGAAGGTTGTCATGAACAGGTTCAAGACGAAAAGCGTGGGACCGACGAACAGCACACAGACGAACAGCAGTGATGCCAGGATCATATTCGTATTGCTTAAGTAACGGATACCGCGCTTTAGCCCCGTGCCAGCCGACAATAGAAACAAGAGCGTAACGATGGCGATGATCGAGAGCTGAACGGGGAAGTTGTTCGGGACGCCAGCGACATAATGCAGCCCGCCGTTGATTTGCGCAGCGCCGAGCCCCAGGGACGCAGCCACGCCGAAGATCGTGGCGAACACAGCCACGGAGTCAATTGCGATGCCAAGCGGGCCGCGGACTCTCTCGCCAAGCAGCGGGTATAAGGCCGAGCTCATCAAGCCGGGATAGCCCTTGCGAAATTTGAAGTAAGCCAAGGCGAGAGCGATGGTGGCGTAGATAGCCCAGGCGTGCAGTCCCCAGTGCAAGTAAGTATAGCGCAGCGATTCCTTCGCCGCTTCGGAAGTGCCAGGCTCCCCCAGCGGCGGACTGGCGAAGTGCGAGATCGGTTCGGCCACGCCGAAGAACAGCAAGCCGATCCCCATTCCGGCGCTGAACAGCATCGCGAACCAAGTCAGCTGCTTGAATTCCGGCTTGTCCTCATCCTTCCCAAGCTTGATTCTGCCGTATTTGCTGAAAATCAGAAACAGCGCAAAAAGCAAGAAGACAGTTGCGCACAGCTGGTAGAACCAGCCGAACCGTTCCAGAAAGAATGCCTGCGCTGTATCCATGACCCGACTTAGTCGGGAGGGAGATACAACGCCCCAAATAACAAATACCAGAGAAATCGTAATGGCGATTCCAAATACTTTCGTTACGGTTTTCATGCACCGACCACTCCCTTCCCTTTCATCATGCGCACTTTTGCCAGCGTTATGCGGCTGCTGGAACAGAAGCCGAATGCAGAGAAAGTGCATATTGACAAACAAGGAGCATTTGCATTAATCTGTATACGAAGATAATTTATTCGTCGAATAAACTAACATTAGGTTACTTCATGGACTGAGGAGATTAACTATGAGCTTTATTATGGGCGTGGATGGTGGAGGGAGCAAAACATTTACTGTCATTACCGATGCAGCTGGCAATCTTGCAGGCGAGGGTTTTGCGCTGGGAGCCAATCATCAGACGATCGGCATTGACAATGCGAAAACACACATTGTGGAATCGATGAATGAGGCGTTAAAGTCAGCGGGCTTGAAATTAAGCGACCTGTCTTATATACAGTATGCGCTGGCTGGCGCAGACAGGGAATCAGACTATCGCATCCTTCGTCCTGCGCTTGCCCAAATACCTGCAGCGCGTTGGGGATTGGAATGCGACACGATGGCCGGCTTGAGATCCGGAAGCCCGGACAACGCGGGTGTTGTGCTGGTATGCGGCAGCGGAACGAATGCAGTGGGAAGAAGTCGTTCGGGCAAGGTCGTTCAGACTGGCGGCTTTGGCTATCTGTACGGGGACAATGCCGGGGGAAGCCGAATGGCGGTTGAAACGTTTCGAGCTGCCGTCCGCTCATGGGATCAGAGAGACATCCCTTCCGTACTTGTGGAGAAGGTCCCGGCATACTTCGGATTCGAAAATATGGAAGCACTCTATAATGATTTTCTAGACAGACAAAAGGGGAATGTTCCGGTTGATCTAACCATTGTTCTCCATGAGGCGGTGAAGGATGGCGATCAGCTGGCCATTCGCATCCTGGCGAAGGTCGGGGAAGAGCTCGGTCTTTCCGCCAACTCGGTCCTAAAAAGGATCGGTGATTTTGGCATAGACAAGGTGCCAATCGTGCTGATAGGCAGTGTGTTTCAAAAGGGCAGAAGCAGCCACTTGCTGCAAGCCTTGAAGCAAACAGTATTAGAGGAAAACGCGAATGTGGAATTTGTTATTCCGGAAATGGAGCCTGTATTTGGAGCCGTATTGCTCGGGATGGATCATCTGAAAATATCTGTGCGGCCTGATATAATAGAGAAATTTAATTCCTACAGGAAAGGGGAGCGCATGCATCGATGAAGAAGCCAATAAAAGTAGCCGTTATCGGCGGCGGATCGTCCTATACGCCGGAATTGATCGACGGATTCATTCGCAGATATGCCGAGCTGCCTATTCAGGAATTGGTGTTGGTCGATATCGAGGAGGGCAGCGATAAGCTGCGAACGATTGGCGAGCTGGCGGGAAGAATGATACAGAAGGCAGGCGCTCCTATTCAGCTTTCGACGACTTTGGACCGCAGAGAAGCGATCCGCAATGCCGACTTCGTGTTGACACAGATACGAGTGGGCATGCTGGAGGCGCGTTCCAGGGATGAAAAAATCCCGCTGAAATATGGATGCATCGGTCAGGAAACGACCGGCGCAGGCGGGTTTGCGAAAGCGTTGCGCACAATCCCGGTCATTCTGGATATATGCAGGGAGATCGAGGAATTATCGCCGAACGCATTCCTCATCAACTTCACCAATCCTGCCGGCATCATTACCGAAGCTGTTCTCAAGCATGCCAAGGTGAAGACGATCGGTTTGTGCAACCTGCCGATTCATACGAGAATGCAGACGGCCAAGCTAATGGAAGTAGCCCCCGAAGAGGTTCAGATTGAGATGGCCGGCATTAATCACTTGAACTGGACTACGCGGATCATGATTGGAGGCGAAGATCGTACGAAAGAGGTCATTGCCCTGCATGACAGATCGGACGGCCTTGCGGTAAAGAACATTCCCGATCACAAATGGGGAGAAGGATTTCTGGCATCTCTGCAAATGCTGCCATGCAGCTATTTGAAATACTACTACTTGAAAGACAAGATGCTGCAGGATCAACTGGAGGATTTGTCCGGCAAGGGCACTCGGGCCGATGCGGTGCGAAAAGTCGAGGACGAGCTCTTTCAGCTATATGCCGATCCGGAGCTGGATCATAAGCCTGCGCAGCTGGAACAAAGAGGCGGGGCTTACTACTCGGAAGCCGCTGTAGATTTGATTGCATCCATTTATAACAACAAGCGGGATGTTCAGATTGTGAATGTCCGCAATGATGGCATACTTGCGTCCCTGCCCGATGACGCGGCCATAGAGGTGCCTTGCGTCATCTCCGCGGCCGGCGCAAAGCCGATTGCATTGACGGAGCAGCTTCCGTTGGCGGCGACAGGGCTGCTGCAAGTTGTGAAGGCCTATGAACAGCTGACCGTGCATGCTGGCGTAACAGGATGCTATGACAGCGCATGGCAAGCACTGACGATTCATCCGCTGGTAGGCGCCTCATCCTTGGCAAAGGCTATACTGGATGACATTTTGCAAGACAACAAAGCGTACTTGCCTCAATTTTAGGCGTCATTCCAGCGATATATTGTTTATTCGCCGAAGAAACTAACAAAAGATTTGTTTAAGGAGGTGGTAGTTTTCTCTACCAGAACAACGAGCCATGCATCCTGTATCTACACAAAAATTGAAAGGAGCTAATGCAAAATGGGCTTGGCTGAGGAAAGAATCGCAAAGTTAGGCATCACACTGCCGACCATAAGCTTAAAGGGGAAAGGGATAGTCGCTATTCAGAAGCACGGCAATTTGCTGTACACCTCTGGACATGGACCGGAACGCGAGTCCGACGGTTCTCCGATCTGGACAGGCAAGTTAGGCAAGGATCTGACCGTAGAAGAAGGATATGCGGCGGCCAGGGAGTGCGGCATTATTCTGCTCGCGCAACTGAAAAGCTACTTGGGCGATCTTGAACGTGTGGATCAAATTGTAAAGGTGTTGGGACTCGTGGCAAGTGCGGAGGATTTCTACCAGCAGCCGCAGGTTATGCATGGATTCTCTGATCTGATGGTCGAGGTTTTCGGCGAGAGAGGCAAGCATGCCAGATCGGCTATGGGGACCTATGTGCTCCCCAAGAACATCCCGGTTGAAATTGAAATGATTGTAAGGATCAAGGAATAAATCCTACTGCTTGCTAACTAAAGGAGGAAATATACCATGCGCAAAATGTCCAAGCTAGTGCTTATCTCATTGGCACTATTGTTAATCGTTGCGGGTTGTTCCAATAACGGAAACTCGCCTTCCAACGACGGAAGTGAAAGCCCTTCGAACAGCGGAGGGAGTCAGAATGGCGAATCCATTGAACTGACCTTCCAGCACATAGGCGGAACTGTGCCTGCGCAAACGGAAGTGCTGAATGAAATGGCTGCGGCATTCTCTGAGCAGAATCCGGGCGTGACGGTAAAGGTTGTCAACGTGGGTTGGGGCGAGGCTTACTCTATGTTTCAGCGCCAAGTCGCTGTCGGACAAGCGCCGGATCTTGTCATGCTTACCGGTCAGTGGGCAAGCGAATATCAGAAACTGGGCGCCTTCGCACCTGTTGACGATCTAGTATCGGATGAAGTGCTGGATATCTTTCTTGAGAGCGGTTTCGTAAAGGGCGAGGACGGCAAGATTTACGGCCTGCCGTGGGATGGAAGCATCTGGAGCTTCTTCTACCGCACAGACCTGTTTGAAGCTGCAGGACTCGATCCGGCAAGCCCGCCTCAGGATTGGAATGAGATGCTCGAGTACGCCCAAGCGCTAACGAGCGGCGATCAGTACGGTCTGGTTATTCCGGCGGCTGGCTGGGAGCCGGATGACTACTTCCTGCCGTTTATGTGGCAGGCTGGCAATGAAGTAGCTATTCAGGACGGAGATGGCTGGGTGTCCGATATCGGCAGCGAATCCGGCCTGGCTGCGGCGCAATACATCTATGACCTGACGAACACGCATCAAGTGATGCCGAAAACAGTGACAGGCATGGACTGGGAAGGAGCTGCGAATGCCTTCGTTTCTGGCAATGCGGCTATGATGTTCAACGGCATGTGGGTGGCCAACAGCTTGCTGGACAACGAGGAGCTGGATGGAAAGTGGGCAACTGCGGTCAGCCCAGCGGGTCCGGCTCAATCGGCAGTATTGGGTTATCCGAATACGCTCCACATAACGGAACAGAGTGAGCACAAGGAAGTAGTAGGCAAGCTGCTTGAGTTTATTTTTGCAGGCGACGGGGAAGGTCCGACTTACTATGACAGATTCTGCGAAGTGACGGGAGTAGTTGGATGGACGAAGGAATTCTCCTCTACCGAATTTGCCCAGAATCCGGTCTTCCAGCCATTCGTAGAGCAGGTTCCTGTCAGCTACAACCGTCCGATCGTTCCGCAATATGAAGAGTTCAGACAAATTCATTTCAATCCTGCCATTCAGGATTTGATTCTTGGCAACATTACGCCAGAAGCGTTTGTCCAATCCATGGACGAGAAATTCAACGAACTGTTGGCTCAATAACCAATAGACAGCAGATAGAGCAATAGAATCCGGTTAGCTCTGCCAGGCTTATGCCTCTAACCGGGTTTTTATTGCTTGGGAGGTGTGATAAATGGAGGATACGCAACATGTAGAAGCGACTGCCGGCAATCCGGCTGTTCGTTCAAAACGCAGCAAGATGAACGCTTTTTGGAAAGCTGCACTGCCTTATATACTCATTTCACCGGGTGTTATTTTTGTAGGAGCCATTCTGATTTATCCGATGATCTCCGGTGTCATTTCCAGTTTGTTCACCCAGCATCCTCTGAATTTATCACAGCGGGAATTTGTGGGACTGGCGCATTTCAAAACTTTGTTCTCTGACAAAATATTTTATATGGCGTTCTCGAATACCCTTATTTGGACGCTTGGCGTAGTATTCGGCCAATTCGCCCTCGGATTGGGCATTGCGCTAATGCTGAACGAGAAATTCCCGGGCAGGGGCATTTATCGCAGTTTGATTTTGATACCCTGGGTCGTCCCTATGATAGCGGCGGCGCTGACGTGGAAGTGGATCTATTCTGCGGATTACGGTGTATTGAATTATTTTCTTAAACAAATCGGACTTATTTCGACCAATATAGATTGGCTGGGAAATCCCTCGATTGCCCTCTTTTCTGTCATTATGACAAATGTTTGGAAAGGGATTCCGTTCGTGGCTGTTGTGCTGTTAGCCGGTCTTCAATCCATAGATAATGAAATGTACGAAGCGGCGCAGGTCAGCGGCGCCAATTTGTTTCAGCGGTTCTGGTACATTACGCTGCCCAGCTTAAAGGGAGTTAGCATCGTGGTCATCGTATTGACAACCATATGGACCTTCAATCAGTTCGATCTGCTGTACTTGATGACCAAGGGCGGTCCTTCGAATTCGACGCAGATCATTCCAGTCTATACGTATTTGAATGCATTTAATTTCTTCAAGATGAACTACGCAGCCGCGGTTTCTACCGTTGGTGTAGTATTGCTTAGTGTTCTGGCGTTCTGGCATCTGAGAACGAGCAAGGAAGAGGGGTGAGGCAGCGATGACTTCCAAAAGCAAGCTTATCTGGCAAAGGGTGTTTCTTTATACGGTATTGACTGCCGTCACCGTTGTATTGATTTTTCCTTTCTTGTGGATGATCTCTACCTCATTGAAGCATTCCAATGAGATTTTCACGCCAACGCCGCAATGGATACCGAGTTCGGCTACGTTCGCCAATTACGTCGAGCTTTGGACGACGACGCCGTTCCCGACGTATTTCCGAAACAGCGTGATCGTAGCGGTGGCAACCACATTGATTACTTTATTTATTTCGACTTTCTTCGCATACGGTCTGTCGCGCTTTCGCTTCAAAGGGCGCAGGATTATGCTGAACATGCTGCTCGTTTCCCAGATGTTCCCGTTAGTGCTGCTCATTATTCCGATCTATGTGATCTTTATTCGGCTGGATCTGATGGACAGCTTCGGCTCTTTGATTATCGCCTACTGTACGTTTGCGATTCCATTCGGAACCTTGATGCTAAAAAGCTATTTCGACGGTTTGCCTCCTGAAACCGAGGAAGCAGCGTTAATGGATGGATGCTCGCCGGTCGGGGCTATATTCCGGGTAGTGATTCCGCTCGCGGCGCCTGCAATCGCAGCTGTGGGACTGTTCTCCTTTATCTTGTCCTGGCAGGAATTCATCTTCGCCTTGACATTGACGAATTCAGAGGGCATGCGCACGCTGCCGGTCGGCATTAGCTTGATGGTGGGCAATCGCGAAGTGCTTTGGGGCATGCTGATGGCTGCTTCGACATTGGTTACGCTGCCGGTTGTTTTCTTATTTATATACTTCCAGAAATATCTCGTTAGCGGCATGACGATGGGCGCGGTAAAAGGATAATGAACGGGAGAGATAGCGATGTATGACATAGTAATCAAGAACGGAACGATTATAGACGGTACGGCAAGCAAGGCGTTCGAAGCCGACCTGGTCGTGAAGGACGGGGTCATAGCAGGCATTGGCCGTTATGCGGAGGATGAAGCGAAGCGTGTCATCGATGCGAAGGGGCAAGTCGTCAGTCCGGGCTTCATTGATACGCACGTTCATTCCGATGTGGTTTTGCTCGCCGACAGACAGCATGCCGCCGGCTTGTATCAAGGGGTAACGACAGAAATATTGGGACAGGACGGCTTGTCCTATGCGCCGTTATCTGCGGACAATCTGCGCATGTACTTCAAATACTTGTCCGGTCTGAACGGGACGCCGGATATTCCGCTGGACTGGTCGACGGTGCGCGAGTATCGCCAAAAATTTGACCGTACCGTTGCGATCAATACCGCCTATCAGATCCCTCACGGCGCGCTGCGTCTGGAGACTGTAGGCTTCCGCGATACCCCGCTGATCGGCAAGGATATGGAGAAAGCCAAGGAATTGCTGAGAGTCGGGATCGAGGAAGGCGCGGTTGCCTTCTCTACCGGCCTGAGCTATTTCCCAGGCTCTTATGGGGATACCGAGGAGCTGATTGAGCTTTCCAAGGTGCTTGCGGAGAAGAACAGCATCTATGTCACTCATTTGCGCACGGTATTTAAAGGAGTGCGGTTCGATCCAATCAAGGAAGCGCTGGAGATCGGCTGGAAGTCGGGCTGCAAAATCCATTATTCACATTTCCGCACAGGTCCCCACAATGCGGGGAAGGTAGATGAGCTGATGAAGGATATCGACGACGCCTACCAGAACGGGCTGGATGTCAGCCTGGAGCTTTACCCTTACGGCTTTGGCTCCAGCACAGGCGTCATTCACCTTCCTCCTTGGGTGGTGGAAGGCGGCTATGAAGCCACACTGGAAAGGCTGGCAGACAGAAGCTTGCGGGCGCAAATTATTCGGGATATCGAGAAGGACTTTCCTCGCATTGACGGAGCGTTCTCGCATTTGCCTTCCGGCAAAAACGTGGATTTGCTCGGTCTGTCCTTCGAGGAGGCTTCGAAGGCGCGCGGACAGAGCATTCCGGATTTGTTATGCGACCTGCTGCTGGATGAGGATTTGGCTGTCGGCATTTTGGGAGAGATTCCGGCTGATGAGAAGGTCATCGCCCAAATTGAAGAAGATTTGTTCAGCTTGTTGAGCCGACCGTATTATATGGTCGGAAGCGACGCTATTTATTTAGGCGAAAATCCGCATCCGCGGGCATTCGGCACATTCCCCAAGCTGTTGCGCTTGGCGCGCGAGAAGAACTTCCCGCTGGAAACTTTAATCAATCGGATGACGAAAGTTGCCGCCGATCGCTTTGGCTTGACAGACCGCGGGCAATTGGCGGAAGGGAAAGCAGCCGACATTGTAATCTTTGATCCCAAGACCGTTACCGATACCGCCACGATTGCGAATGCACGCTCGGCACCGAGAGGAATCCGGCATGTCTTGGTCAATGGACAGATTGCTGTTCAGGACGAGAAGTGTACGGGAACGCTCGCAGGCAGAGCTTTGCCCTGCTAGCTATCCGTGGTCAACTCAACAACCGGGAGGAATGCGTCATGCAGCAATTTTATGATCGATTCGGACTCAGAAAGGTGATCAATGCCCGGGGACCGGCAACCGTACTGGGCGCTGCAAGAGTGGAGAACAAAATCCGCAAGGACATTTATGACATGCTGGGGTTGTCCGTTGAAATTTGGGAGCTGCAGCGGCGCGCGAGCGAAGCGATTGTCAAGCTGACCGGGGCGGAAGCAGGCTGCGCTGCGAACTGTACGGCAGCCGGAATGACCGTTGCCCTTGCCTCCTGTCTGACGGGGGATAACATCGCCCACATCAAAGAACTGCCAACGGTGAAGGGCCCCAAGAACAAAGTGGTCATCCAGAAAGGCCATGTTATCGGAATCGGCGATATTCCGGCCACCCAGTTAATCCGGATGACCGGAGCCGAGCCTGTAGAGATCGGCGAAGCGCTCGATTGCGCCACCTTCCATTTGGAGGCTGCGCTCACTGAGGACGTGGCGGCAGCGGTTTACGTCATGATGGATGTCTTCCCGCCAAACCTGCTGCCCTTCGAAACCTTTCTGAAAATATGCAAGGCGAAGGGCGTTCCCGTTATTGTGGACGCGGCGTATGATACGGACTTCCGCCATTCAATTGCGCTCGGCGCAGATATTGTCGTTCACAGCGGCCAAAAGTGGCTGGGCGGCGCTACTTCCGCTCTGGTTGCGGGACGCAAGGATTTGGTGCATGCCTGCTATTTGCAGGAGATGGGCATCGGCAGGCCGATGAAGGTAGGCAAGGAAGGGATTATCAGCATCATCTCTGCCATCGAGAGATGGCTGGAGCGCGACCAGGATGCCATTATTGCAAGACAAACGGTGCAGGCGGAGCGCTTTATCGAGCGGATGGCCGAGGAACCGGGAATAACTGGCGAAATCAAGCGTACCCGATTTTCTCCGTCTGTCAGGGTAGTTATGCATATTAACGAAGAGGCAACGGGAGTCCCTGCATGGTTGATTAACGCCCAATTGGGCGTCTACGATCCGGTTATCAAAATGGATGACTACGCGATTCATCAAGGGCGCATGGAATGGGATCTCTCCTTCCTGGATGAGGGCGATGAGCAGATCATTATGAATGCGATCAGCAGCATCATTCGCGCCAACCGCAATCCGGACCAGGCGAAAAAGCGTCCAGAACCGATGACTCGCATGGATGGGCTGTACCGCACCTTCCATCAGTGGCTGGACGGGGACCCGAGGGGAGAGCAGTAAGATGCGGTTTGGACTTATTGGCTTTTCGCAAGGATTTTATGCTACGACCTACACCAGACACGCGGCCAGGCTGAAAGGAATTGAGGTAGTGGCTTGCTGCGATCTGGGCCAGACGGACGAATATGTGCTGGAGTGCGCAGGCATCACGGCGCGGGAATTTGCCGAAGAGCTGGGCTGCGAGCTGCTGTCCGATTTGGACGCATTTTTCTCCAGAAAATTGGATGCGGTCATGGTGGCTTCGGAAGTGTGGCAGCACGCCGAGCATACGATCAACGCTTTGTCGCACGGCTGTCATGTCTTCGTAGGCAAACCGCTGTCCTTCCGCCCGGATGAGGTGCAGGCTGTTATCGACAAGGCCAGGGAAGCAGATCGCCTCGTGCTGCCGGGCAATCCGTTGCGCTATGAAAGCTCCATGCAGCAAATAGCCGACCAGATTCGGGGCGGCGCCATCGGGAAGCCGACCAATATTCGGGTATTTGTCCATCATGAAGCGATGGTGCATCAGGAGTGGGAGCGGGATCCCGCCAAGAGCGGAGGACCTCTCGGCACCTTCGGCATTTATTTGATCGACACGGTTCGCTGGTTAACCGGCCAAGAACTCGGACATCTATACGCTGTCGGCGGGCAGTTCGTCTTTCCCGAAGTCCAGTCGTGGGACACGGTGCAAGCCGTGGGGGCTACGACTGAAGGGGCGCTCGTCCAGCTGAATCTGGTGTCCACCATGACGTGGGAATATCCGTTTGTCATGGTGGATGCGATTGGCACCAAAGGTGTCATTCATAACAATCCTTACCGTCAGGCC is a window from the Xylanibacillus composti genome containing:
- a CDS encoding carbohydrate ABC transporter permease, which translates into the protein MTSKSKLIWQRVFLYTVLTAVTVVLIFPFLWMISTSLKHSNEIFTPTPQWIPSSATFANYVELWTTTPFPTYFRNSVIVAVATTLITLFISTFFAYGLSRFRFKGRRIMLNMLLVSQMFPLVLLIIPIYVIFIRLDLMDSFGSLIIAYCTFAIPFGTLMLKSYFDGLPPETEEAALMDGCSPVGAIFRVVIPLAAPAIAAVGLFSFILSWQEFIFALTLTNSEGMRTLPVGISLMVGNREVLWGMLMAASTLVTLPVVFLFIYFQKYLVSGMTMGAVKG
- a CDS encoding N-acyl-D-amino-acid deacylase family protein, which encodes MYDIVIKNGTIIDGTASKAFEADLVVKDGVIAGIGRYAEDEAKRVIDAKGQVVSPGFIDTHVHSDVVLLADRQHAAGLYQGVTTEILGQDGLSYAPLSADNLRMYFKYLSGLNGTPDIPLDWSTVREYRQKFDRTVAINTAYQIPHGALRLETVGFRDTPLIGKDMEKAKELLRVGIEEGAVAFSTGLSYFPGSYGDTEELIELSKVLAEKNSIYVTHLRTVFKGVRFDPIKEALEIGWKSGCKIHYSHFRTGPHNAGKVDELMKDIDDAYQNGLDVSLELYPYGFGSSTGVIHLPPWVVEGGYEATLERLADRSLRAQIIRDIEKDFPRIDGAFSHLPSGKNVDLLGLSFEEASKARGQSIPDLLCDLLLDEDLAVGILGEIPADEKVIAQIEEDLFSLLSRPYYMVGSDAIYLGENPHPRAFGTFPKLLRLAREKNFPLETLINRMTKVAADRFGLTDRGQLAEGKAADIVIFDPKTVTDTATIANARSAPRGIRHVLVNGQIAVQDEKCTGTLAGRALPC
- a CDS encoding aminotransferase class V-fold PLP-dependent enzyme produces the protein MQQFYDRFGLRKVINARGPATVLGAARVENKIRKDIYDMLGLSVEIWELQRRASEAIVKLTGAEAGCAANCTAAGMTVALASCLTGDNIAHIKELPTVKGPKNKVVIQKGHVIGIGDIPATQLIRMTGAEPVEIGEALDCATFHLEAALTEDVAAAVYVMMDVFPPNLLPFETFLKICKAKGVPVIVDAAYDTDFRHSIALGADIVVHSGQKWLGGATSALVAGRKDLVHACYLQEMGIGRPMKVGKEGIISIISAIERWLERDQDAIIARQTVQAERFIERMAEEPGITGEIKRTRFSPSVRVVMHINEEATGVPAWLINAQLGVYDPVIKMDDYAIHQGRMEWDLSFLDEGDEQIIMNAISSIIRANRNPDQAKKRPEPMTRMDGLYRTFHQWLDGDPRGEQ
- a CDS encoding Gfo/Idh/MocA family protein, with translation MRFGLIGFSQGFYATTYTRHAARLKGIEVVACCDLGQTDEYVLECAGITAREFAEELGCELLSDLDAFFSRKLDAVMVASEVWQHAEHTINALSHGCHVFVGKPLSFRPDEVQAVIDKAREADRLVLPGNPLRYESSMQQIADQIRGGAIGKPTNIRVFVHHEAMVHQEWERDPAKSGGPLGTFGIYLIDTVRWLTGQELGHLYAVGGQFVFPEVQSWDTVQAVGATTEGALVQLNLVSTMTWEYPFVMVDAIGTKGVIHNNPYRQAYVLQNPQDQLGPIQYDPMGQKEIEHFIACCQGTSRPAITLDDMLAAAEGIQTMTRSLRSGTPQKLGDKGENHA